The Alicyclobacillus macrosporangiidus CPP55 genome segment ATGGCCGCTTCGTAGCGCTTGCCGACCTCGGCCCAGTTGACGACGTTCCACCAAGCGGCGATGTAGTCCGGGCGCTTGTTCTGGTACTTCAGGTAGTACGCGTGCTCCCACACGTCCAGCCCCAGGATGGGCGTCTTGCCCTCCATCACCGGGTTGTCCTGGTTCGGGGTGCTGGTGATGGCCAGCTTGCCGTTGTCGATGACCAGCCAAGCCCAGCCGCTGCCGAACCGGCCCGCCGCGGCTTTGGAGAACTCATCCTTAAATTTCTCGAAGCTGCCGAACGTGCTGTTGATGGCGTCCGCCAGGGCGCCCGTCGGCTGCCCGCCGCCGTTCGGGCTCATGATCTGCCAGAACAGGCTGTGGTTGGCGTGCCCGCCGCCATTGTTGCGCACCGCGGTGCGGATGGACTCGGGTACACTGTCGATGTTGCGAAGCAGCTCGTCCAATGATTTCGCCTGAAGATCCGGATGACCTTCGAGCGCAGCGTTCAGGTTATTCACATATGTGCCGTGGTGACGGTCATGGTGGATGCGCATCGTCTGCTCGTCGATGTGCGGCTCCAGCGCGTTGTAATCGTAAGGAAGCGGTGGGAGCTCGTGCGCCATTGCGGATCCCTCCTATGTAATCGTGGGATTAGGTAACACATCCTCATCTTATCGCAATCGATCCGCAATTACCAGCGCGCCCGGACAAGCGGTTTCACCGTCGGCGGTGGTCGGCACCAACGGCTTCCCGGATATGGCTGAAGCCGTCGCGGGCGAGCCGCTCCGCAAGGCCGTCGACCATCTCCTGAACCAACCGGGGGCCTCGGTAGATGAATCCGGTGTACACCTGCACCAGACTGGCCCCGGCCCGGATCTTCTCATACGCGTCGTCCGCGGAGATCACACCGCCGCTGCCGATGATGGGCAGCCGTCCGCCGGTGGCCCGGTACAGCAGGCGGACCACTTCGGTCGCGCGCTGCCGCAGGGGGCGGCCGCTGAGGCCACCTGCCTCCTGTACGCCCGGCGTGGCGAGCGCGGGCCGGGTGATGGTGGTGTTGGTCGCAATCAGGCCGTCGACGCCCGACTGTGCCAGCGCGATCGCCAGACTCTGGAGGTCAGCATCCGCGAGATCCGGGGAGAGTTTGACCAAAAGCGGCGGCCGGCGCTCCGGTGGGGCGACCCGGTCTCGCGCCGCGGACACCGCCTGGACCAAGGGCAGCAGATGCTCCTGGGTTTGAAGGTCGCGCAGGCCAGGGGTGTTCGGCGAACTGACGTTGATGACGAGATAATCGGCCATCGGCGCGAACACGTTTACGAGCGCCAGGTAATCGTCGTGCGCCCGCTCGTTTGGCGTCCCTTTGTTCTTGCCCAGATTGACCCCGATGACTCCTAGGCCCGTCCAACGCCGAACCCGGCCGGCGACGGCGGTGGCTCCGTCGTTGTTGAACCCCATCCGGTTGATGAGGGCCTCGTCGGCCGGCAACCGGAACAGGCGCGGTTTCGGATTGCCTGGCTGCGGACGGGGGGTTACGGTGCCGACTTCGATGAAAGAGAATCCGCACCGAAACAGGGCGGGGATGGCGAGGGCGTTTTTGTCCAGACCGGCGGCGAGGCCGACGGGGTGGGCGAAAGAAAGGCCCCACAAGGACTGATGGAGCGACGGGTGTTCTTGCACCTTGCCGGCCGCGAGGCCTGCCGCCCACGGCGCACGGGAGAGCGCGGCCATGGTGAGGTGGTGTGCGGCTTCGGGATCGATCCGAAACAGGATTGGGCGCAACATGCGGTACACGAGCATTCCTCCGATCATGCCGCAGGCCCCGCTGGCCCGCGGTCGCTTCCTCTGGGAGTGTACCAGCTTGGCCACGCGGAGGAAAGGGAAGGCGGCTGTCCACGCCGCAGAGGGCCGGCGCGACACGCGGGAGATCTGCTTTGGAGGCGCGAATCGCTCCCATGACGCGGGTTGTGCATTGTGTCTATGTAAATTGAGTAAATTTGTCTGGTCACGAAAGTTTGACTTATCGAAATTCTGACATATAATAAGTTTGAGCCAGAAGCACCCAGGGTCTGTCTGGATTTCCAAATGGAAAGGAGAGAAGGTATGGACGATAAGTTCAAGAAGAAGCTGACCCTGCTCGACCTGACCTTCCTCGGGCTCGGGTCCATCATCGGCTCCGGCTGGTTGTTCGCGTCCATGAACGGCGCGCAGTACGCCGGGTCCATCGCCTGGTTGGCGTGGGTGGGTGGCGCCATCGCGGTCTTATTGATTGGTCTCGTCTATGGAGAATTGGCCGCTGCCCTGCCGCGCGCCGGCGGATTCGTGCGTTATCCGGAGTACACGCATGGATCGCTCGTGGGGTACATGACGGGTTTCGCCTCGTTGATGGCCTACTCGAGCGTGGCCGGCATTGAGGTCGAAGCGGTGGTCAGCCATGCGTCCTACTACGCGCCGTGGCTGATGGGAGAAAAAGGGCCCTCTCTGGCCGGCACCATCGTCGAGATCCTGCTCCTCGCCGTCTTCTTCCTGCTCAACTATTGGAGCGTCAACGTCTTCGGCAAGGTGAACACCATCGTCACCGCGTTCAAGTTCATTGTGCCGACGTGCACCGTCATCGCCCTATTGGTATATTTCAAGGGATCGAACCTGGCAGTCACCGGTGCGGCGCCGGGTGGTGCGGAGGGCGTGTTCACGGCGATCGCCGGGGGCGGGATCGTGTTCGCGTTCCTCGGTTTCCGGCAGGCGGTCGACTTTGGCGCAGAGGCGAAGAACCCGCAGCGGGACATTCCCCGGGCCATCATCATCGCCGTGTTCCTGGGGACGGCGGTGTACATCCTGCTGCAGTTGGCGTTCCTCGGCGCGGTCCCCTCGAGCGCCCTCGGCCAGGGCTGGGGCCACATCAAGGATGCCATGCCAAAGACGGTCAACTACCCGTTCGTCTGGGTGGCTTCGTCCCTGGGGCTCACATGGCTGTCGACGCTGCTGCTGATTGACGCGGTGATCTCGCCGGCCGGCACAGGGAACATCTACTTGTCAGGGACGGGGCGCGTGCTGTACGCCTGGTCCAACAACCGGCACTTCTACTCGTTCTTCTCGAAAGTGGATCCAAAGACCGGCGTCCCCCGGGCAGCCCTGTGGCTCAGTTTCATCCTCGCCATCGTGTGGATTCTGCCAGCGCAGTTTGACACCTGGAGCAAGTTGGTGGATGCGGTCACGTCGGCGACGGTCATGACGTACATGGTCGGGCCCATTTCGATGATGTCGATGCGCCGCACGCTGCCGAACATGAAGCGGCCGTTCCGTCTGCCGGGCGGCCATATCCTGGCCCCCTTGGCGTTCATCGCGGCGACGTGCATCATCTACTGGGCCGGATGGAACACCGACGAGTTCTTGATCGGTCTGACGCTCGCGTCCCTCATCCTCTACTTCGCCTTCATGGACAAGAGCGACGAGACCCGGTCGCGCATCGGCCGGGACTGGAAGGCGGGCGTGTGGCTGGTGGTGTATTACATCTTCATCCTCATCATGTCGTACATCGGCGCCTACGGTCCGATGAAGCAGCCTTGGGTCCCGGGGCCGTACTTGGACACGATAGTGGTCGTCATTGGTGCTATCCTTCTGTACTTCTGGGGCCTGAACTCCGCCCTGCCTGAGCCGTCCTTTGAGACGGATACCGCTGGAGAGGCACCGCCGGAATTCGTGCAGGCATAACGCGCGGATTGGGACGTGGAAAGTTGGCGCGTGTGCGTGATCCTTCACTGGGGGAGCCGGAGAGGGGAATCCTCTCCGGCTTCGCCCTTGTACGCCCGGCATGGGCGGTCTCTATAGGGTGAAAGTCCCGAACGGGGGTTGGCGACATACCTACCGTTAGCCAAGAGCAAGGGTGTCCATCGTGAGGTGGAATCCGAAGGAAGCTGGAGACAAACTCTCGACCCGAGGTACACGAACCGCATCTGAGGCTGTCACAGTTGGATGAGTTGACAAGGCACAACGAAGTCCGAAGTCGCCAAGGGTTGTGGCAGTAAATGCGGCGGGTGCATGAGAGGAAAGGGGCCGTTCTTATCCGGGGAGGCCTGTCCGGCACGCCGGTAGAGCCGGTAACCGCCGTCGAGAGGCGGCGCTGAACGGACAGGAGTCAGCAGAGGCCATAGTACGTGGGCGAGCGCTCGCCTGCGGAAGGGCCGAACATGAAACGAGGATGGACTACATGCGTTCATGCGACGAGCGACGACAGCAGAATACCCCGCAAGGGGCCTCCGCCCGGAAGGTAGCGGTGAAGCCGCGAGAGGCCGGGATGGGAGGGCCGAGTTCGTCGTTGGCACAAGTGCAGACCCCATCCTGCGAAGAGGGTGACTCCCTGCTGGAGAAGATGCTGGAGCGGGAGAACCTACTCCTGGCACTTCGTCGAGTCGAGGCGAACAAGGGGGCGCCAGGGGTGGATGGCGTGACGGTAGCACAACTACGGTCGTACATCCAGACCCACTGGGCTGACATCCGTCAGCAGCTGCTCGCGGGGACCTACAAACCGCAACCTGTCAGGCGGGTCGAAATTCCGAAACCCGGAGGCGGAGTGCGGGGGTTAGGCATTCCCACCGTGATCGACCGATTCATCCAGCAGGCGCTACTCCAGGTGCTGAACCCGATTTTCGACCCGGAGTTCTCCGACAACAGTTTCGGATTCCGGCCGGGGCGGAGCGCCCATGATGCGGTGCGCAGGGCACAGCAATACATTCAACAGGGTTACCGGTGGGCAGTGGACCTGGATCTGGCGAAGTTCTTCGACCGAGTGAACCACGACAAGCTCATGGCGCGTGTGGCACGGAAGGTCAAGGACAAGCGGGTGCTCAAGCTCATCCGGGCTTACCTGAACGCAGGCATCATGGCGGACGGGGTGGTCGTACGCAACGAGGAAGGGACACCGCAAGGCGGCCCCCTCAGCCCACTGCTCGCCAACATCATGCTGGACGACTTCGACAAGGAGCTGAAGAAGCGAGGACATCGGTTTGTCCGCTATGCGGACGACTGCAATGTCTACGTGAAGTCGCGCAGGGCGGGCGAGCGAGTGATGGCGTCACTGACCAGATACCTGGAGGGGACACTGAAACTGCAGGTCAACCAGGAGAAGAGTGCGGTAGACCGGCCGTGGAAACTGAAGTTCCTCGGATTCAGCTTTCTGCCCGACAAGCTGGCCACGATACGCCTGGCACCGAAGACGCTCGAACGGTTCAAAGAGCGGGTGCGCCAGATCACCAGCCGCTCACGAAGCATGCCCATCGCGGAGCGCATCAGACAATTGAACGCGTACATCATGGGATGGGTGGCGTACTACCGGCTGGCGGAGATGAAGCGGCACTGCGAACGGTTCGACGAATGGATCCGGCGCAGGCTGCGGATGTGCATTTGGAAGCAATGGAAACGGGTGCGCACGCGGTATCGGGAGCTACGCGCGTTGGGGCAACCGGAATGGGTGGTGCACATGACAGCCAATTCACGGCGAGGGCCGTGGTTCATGGCGAGGATGCTGAACCAGGCCATGGACAAAACGTACTTCGAATCAACTGGGACTGCGCAGTCTTCAGGCGAGATACCTTACACTTCGTGGTGTTTCATGAACCGCCGTATGCGGACCCGCACGTACGGTGGTGTGAGAGGACGGGGGCTAGGCGCCCCCTCCTACTCGATTGGAGGGACGAGTACGCGGTGCATCGTTGCTCACCGAATCGTTGTCACATTTGGGCAGTGTGCTCCGTCTGGATTCACGGAGGTGTCTGGCGGGAGGTGACATGACATTGGGACGGACTTCCGCGCCCGGTCCAGGCGACACCCTCGCCACCTTGGAGGCCTGGATGGCCGCGTATGGAGCAGACGTGTTGAACGTGGCGTATGCGTACGTCCGCAACTACCACCAAGCGCAGGACATCGCACAGGATGTGTTCCTGCGCGCGTTGACGAAAATGGAGTCGTTCCGGGGAGAGAGCAGCGTCAAGACCTGGCTGTTGTCCATCACGGTGAACCGATGCAAGGACTACCTTCGGTCGTGGGCGGTCCGGCACGAGGTGCAGGATGAGGAGCAGATGGCGCTTCGCGAGGCGGCCTCCGACACGGAGGCGGAGGCGGTCAACCGGCTGGAGCGGGAGCGGGTTTGGCAAGCCCTGCAACAGCTTCCGTTAAAGTATCGTGAAGTGGTGGTGTTGTACTACATGCGCGGCTTGCCGGGCCACGAGGTGGCCAGGGTGCTCGGGATATCCGAACAGAATGTGCGCACGCGTCTGCACCGCGGTCGCACAATGCTGCGCCAGATGCTCGAGGAGGAGGTGGACAGGCATGAACGACTTT includes the following:
- a CDS encoding superoxide dismutase; translation: MAHELPPLPYDYNALEPHIDEQTMRIHHDRHHGTYVNNLNAALEGHPDLQAKSLDELLRNIDSVPESIRTAVRNNGGGHANHSLFWQIMSPNGGGQPTGALADAINSTFGSFEKFKDEFSKAAAGRFGSGWAWLVIDNGKLAITSTPNQDNPVMEGKTPILGLDVWEHAYYLKYQNKRPDYIAAWWNVVNWAEVGKRYEAAIK
- a CDS encoding sigma-70 family RNA polymerase sigma factor, which translates into the protein MGRTSAPGPGDTLATLEAWMAAYGADVLNVAYAYVRNYHQAQDIAQDVFLRALTKMESFRGESSVKTWLLSITVNRCKDYLRSWAVRHEVQDEEQMALREAASDTEAEAVNRLERERVWQALQQLPLKYREVVVLYYMRGLPGHEVARVLGISEQNVRTRLHRGRTMLRQMLEEEVDRHERL
- a CDS encoding quinone-dependent dihydroorotate dehydrogenase yields the protein MLVYRMLRPILFRIDPEAAHHLTMAALSRAPWAAGLAAGKVQEHPSLHQSLWGLSFAHPVGLAAGLDKNALAIPALFRCGFSFIEVGTVTPRPQPGNPKPRLFRLPADEALINRMGFNNDGATAVAGRVRRWTGLGVIGVNLGKNKGTPNERAHDDYLALVNVFAPMADYLVINVSSPNTPGLRDLQTQEHLLPLVQAVSAARDRVAPPERRPPLLVKLSPDLADADLQSLAIALAQSGVDGLIATNTTITRPALATPGVQEAGGLSGRPLRQRATEVVRLLYRATGGRLPIIGSGGVISADDAYEKIRAGASLVQVYTGFIYRGPRLVQEMVDGLAERLARDGFSHIREAVGADHRRR
- a CDS encoding APC family permease — translated: MDDKFKKKLTLLDLTFLGLGSIIGSGWLFASMNGAQYAGSIAWLAWVGGAIAVLLIGLVYGELAAALPRAGGFVRYPEYTHGSLVGYMTGFASLMAYSSVAGIEVEAVVSHASYYAPWLMGEKGPSLAGTIVEILLLAVFFLLNYWSVNVFGKVNTIVTAFKFIVPTCTVIALLVYFKGSNLAVTGAAPGGAEGVFTAIAGGGIVFAFLGFRQAVDFGAEAKNPQRDIPRAIIIAVFLGTAVYILLQLAFLGAVPSSALGQGWGHIKDAMPKTVNYPFVWVASSLGLTWLSTLLLIDAVISPAGTGNIYLSGTGRVLYAWSNNRHFYSFFSKVDPKTGVPRAALWLSFILAIVWILPAQFDTWSKLVDAVTSATVMTYMVGPISMMSMRRTLPNMKRPFRLPGGHILAPLAFIAATCIIYWAGWNTDEFLIGLTLASLILYFAFMDKSDETRSRIGRDWKAGVWLVVYYIFILIMSYIGAYGPMKQPWVPGPYLDTIVVVIGAILLYFWGLNSALPEPSFETDTAGEAPPEFVQA